Proteins encoded within one genomic window of Epinephelus lanceolatus isolate andai-2023 chromosome 9, ASM4190304v1, whole genome shotgun sequence:
- the LOC117253070 gene encoding ral guanine nucleotide dissociation stimulator-like isoform X4: MEAKSLFSLHRALAQPVKMCMFDFPVTILDDLSSTQEIGEEAEEDAIFTITLRKVQLHQSASKGQRWLGVETDSALSLYETCKVRTIKAGTLERLVEYMVSAFRGKDSTYVTIFLCTYRSFATTKQVLDLLLNRYAKLPNVPAATAHRVSQDDCTELRNTVSSILGAWLDQYSEDFWSPPNYDCLHQLMSYLHLHFPGSDLERRARNLLAHFHRRQQCEPDPDGEHIGCPFATQEESGFEDELPAFSFLSFDPIMVAEQFTLMDADLFKKVVPYHCLGGIWSQRDKKGKEHLAPTIRATVAQFNSVTNCVITTCLSNPALKPNQRARLLERWIDVARECRILKNFSSLRAILSALQCNAIHRLKRTWEEVSRESFRTFRELSEIFSDDNNYSLSRELLVKEGTSKFATLEINPKRAQRRHQQQRDLGVMQGTIPYLGTFLTDLVMMDTAMKDYTEGGLINFEKRRKEFEVIAQIKLLQLASNNYSFTQDSHFREWFAGVEKLSEAESYNLSCEIEPLSESASNTLRAKKNGGIMKRWSDRQLTEAGCSSAPGSHSKSFDHSHYRPYQGGGGDSGDALSVTSVSSSGSDLEDVNASFLSDSPEGHERKTSTPSVKLTVSALGRDAPPADTTSTFWECTSLSSLDTSGTGSSSGSASGSSSASSSSVSSSTPLSASRSHKRSVSAVSNYSTLSLPLYNQQVDDCCIIRVSLDVENGNMYKSILVTSQDKTPAVIRKAMIKHNLEREKTEEYELMQKISEDKELRIPDNANVFYAMNSTANYDFVLKKRGLARPMRAKNVASSTLPRMKQKGLKIAKGIF, from the exons AGCTCGACGCAGGAGATCGGCGAGGAGGCCGAGGAGGATGCCATCTTCACCATCACGCTGAGGAAGGTGCAGCTTCACCAGTCGGCCAGTAAGGGGCAGCGATGGCTGGGCGTGGAGACGGACTCGGCCCTGAGCCTCTACGAGACCTGCAAGGTGCGCACCATCAAGGCCGGCACGCTGGAGAGGCTGGTGGAGTACATGGTGTCGGCGTTCAGGGGCAAAGACTCCACCTACGTCACCATCTTCCTCTGCACCTACCGCTCCTTCGCCACCACCAAGCAGGTGCTGGATCTCCTGCTCAACAG gTATGCCAAGCTCCCAAACGTCCCTGCAGCCACAGCACACAGAGTCTCCCAGGACGACTGCACAGAGCTGAGAAA cacTGTGTCGTCCATCCTGGGCGCGTGGCTGGACCAGTACTCCGAGGACTTCTGGAGCCCGCCGAACTACGACTGTCTGCACCAGCTCATGTCCTACCTTCACCTCCACTTCCCCGGCTCGGACCTGGAGCGCCGCGCCCGCAACCTGCTGGCCCACTTCCACCGCCGACAGCAGTGTGAGCCTGATCCTGATG GGGAACACATCGGCTGCCCTTTCGCTACGCAGGAAGAGAGCGGCTTTGAGGACGAGCTTCCTGCCTTCAGTTTCCTGTCGTTTGACCCCATCATGGTGGCAGAGCAGTTCACACTCATGGACGCG GACCTGTTTAAGAAGGTGGTGCCGTACCACTGCCTGGGGGGGATCTGGTCTCAGCGGGACAAGAAGGGGAAGGAGCACCTGGCTCCCACTATCAGAGCCACTGTGGCCCAGTTCAACTCCGTCACCAACTGTGTCATCACCACCTGCCTGAGCAACCCGGCGCTGAAGCCCAACCAGAGAGCCAGGCTGCTGGAGAGGTGGATAGACGTGGCGCGG GAGTGTCGGATTCTAAAGAACTTCTCCTCGTTGCGAGCCATCCTCTCCGCCCTGCAGTGCAACGCCATCCACCGCCTGAAGAGGACCTGGGAGGAAGTGTCACG GGAGAGTTTCCGCACCTTCCGCGAGCTGTCCGAGATCTTCTCAGACGACAACAACTACTCCCTCAGCAGAGAGCTGCTGGTGAAG GAGGGCACCTCGAAGTTCGCCACTTTGGAAATCAACCCCAAACGAGCTCAGAGGAGacatcagcagcagagagacCTG GGAGTGATGCAGGGGACGATTCCCTACCTGGGGACCTTCTTGACAGACCTTGTGATGATGGACACTGCCATGAAGGACTACACTGAG GGTGGTCTGATCAACTTTGAGAAGAGAAGAAAG GAGTTTGAGGTGATCGCTCAGATCAAACTGCTCCAGTTGGCCTCCAACAACTACAGTTTCACTCAGGACAGCCACTTCAGGGAGTGGTTCGCAGGCGTGGAGAAACTCAGCGAAGCAGAGAG CTACAATCTGTCCTGTGAAATCGAGCCTCTGTCTGAGTCGGCCAGCAACACGCTCAGAGCCAAGAAGAACGGAGGAATCATGAAGCGCTGGAGCGA CCGGCAGTTGACAGAGGCCGGCTGCAGCAGCGCTCCAGGCTCTCACTCCAAGTCCTTCGACCACTCGCACTACAGACCGTaccaaggaggaggaggggacagCGGCGACGCTCTCAGCGTCACCTCCGTCAGCTCCAGTGGGTCAGACCTGGAAGACGTGAACGCCAGCTTCCTGTCAGATTCTCCAGAGGGACATGAGAGAAAG acGTCAACTCCTTCAGTGAAACTCACCGTCTCTGCTTTGGGGAGAGACGCTCCACCAGCAGATACAACGTCAACG TTCTGGGAGTGCACGTCTCTGTCGTCTCTGGACACCTCGGGGACGGGCTCCAGCTCCGGCTCGGCCTCGGGCTCCAGCagcgcctcctcctcctctgtctcctcctccaccccactGTCCGCCTCCCGCTCACACAAACGCTCTGTGTCGGCGGTGTCGAACTACTCGACTCTGTCGCTGCCGCTGTACAACCAGCAGGTGGACGACTGCTGCATCATCAGGGTCAGCCTGGACGTGGAGAACGGAAACATGTACAAGAGCATCCTG GTGACGAGTCAAGACAAGACTCCAGCCGTCATCAGGAAGGCGATGATCAAACACAACCTGGAGCGAGAGAAGACCGAAGAGTACGAGCTGATGCAGAAAATCTCTGAGGACAAAG AGCTCCGGATCCCGGACAACGCCAACGTTTTCTACGCCATGAACTCCACTGCCAACTACGACTTTGTGCTGAAGAAGCGCGGCCTGGCCCGGCCGATGCGAGCCAAGAACGTCGCCAGTTCGACGCTGCCTCGCATGAAACAGAAGGGACTGAAAATCGCCAAAGGGATTTTCTGA
- the LOC117253070 gene encoding ral guanine nucleotide dissociation stimulator-like isoform X3, which translates to MGFLLRDYLDPEISGVALREVGMLCWRRWTCGVLVRTGVYWDGEDYYRTVRRAGRESSTQEIGEEAEEDAIFTITLRKVQLHQSASKGQRWLGVETDSALSLYETCKVRTIKAGTLERLVEYMVSAFRGKDSTYVTIFLCTYRSFATTKQVLDLLLNRYAKLPNVPAATAHRVSQDDCTELRNTVSSILGAWLDQYSEDFWSPPNYDCLHQLMSYLHLHFPGSDLERRARNLLAHFHRRQQCEPDPDGEHIGCPFATQEESGFEDELPAFSFLSFDPIMVAEQFTLMDADLFKKVVPYHCLGGIWSQRDKKGKEHLAPTIRATVAQFNSVTNCVITTCLSNPALKPNQRARLLERWIDVARECRILKNFSSLRAILSALQCNAIHRLKRTWEEVSRESFRTFRELSEIFSDDNNYSLSRELLVKEGTSKFATLEINPKRAQRRHQQQRDLGVMQGTIPYLGTFLTDLVMMDTAMKDYTEGGLINFEKRRKEFEVIAQIKLLQLASNNYSFTQDSHFREWFAGVEKLSEAESYNLSCEIEPLSESASNTLRAKKNGGIMKRWSDRQLTEAGCSSAPGSHSKSFDHSHYRPYQGGGGDSGDALSVTSVSSSGSDLEDVNASFLSDSPEGHERKTSTPSVKLTVSALGRDAPPADTTSTFWECTSLSSLDTSGTGSSSGSASGSSSASSSSVSSSTPLSASRSHKRSVSAVSNYSTLSLPLYNQQVDDCCIIRVSLDVENGNMYKSILVTSQDKTPAVIRKAMIKHNLEREKTEEYELMQKISEDKELRIPDNANVFYAMNSTANYDFVLKKRGLARPMRAKNVASSTLPRMKQKGLKIAKGIF; encoded by the exons AGCTCGACGCAGGAGATCGGCGAGGAGGCCGAGGAGGATGCCATCTTCACCATCACGCTGAGGAAGGTGCAGCTTCACCAGTCGGCCAGTAAGGGGCAGCGATGGCTGGGCGTGGAGACGGACTCGGCCCTGAGCCTCTACGAGACCTGCAAGGTGCGCACCATCAAGGCCGGCACGCTGGAGAGGCTGGTGGAGTACATGGTGTCGGCGTTCAGGGGCAAAGACTCCACCTACGTCACCATCTTCCTCTGCACCTACCGCTCCTTCGCCACCACCAAGCAGGTGCTGGATCTCCTGCTCAACAG gTATGCCAAGCTCCCAAACGTCCCTGCAGCCACAGCACACAGAGTCTCCCAGGACGACTGCACAGAGCTGAGAAA cacTGTGTCGTCCATCCTGGGCGCGTGGCTGGACCAGTACTCCGAGGACTTCTGGAGCCCGCCGAACTACGACTGTCTGCACCAGCTCATGTCCTACCTTCACCTCCACTTCCCCGGCTCGGACCTGGAGCGCCGCGCCCGCAACCTGCTGGCCCACTTCCACCGCCGACAGCAGTGTGAGCCTGATCCTGATG GGGAACACATCGGCTGCCCTTTCGCTACGCAGGAAGAGAGCGGCTTTGAGGACGAGCTTCCTGCCTTCAGTTTCCTGTCGTTTGACCCCATCATGGTGGCAGAGCAGTTCACACTCATGGACGCG GACCTGTTTAAGAAGGTGGTGCCGTACCACTGCCTGGGGGGGATCTGGTCTCAGCGGGACAAGAAGGGGAAGGAGCACCTGGCTCCCACTATCAGAGCCACTGTGGCCCAGTTCAACTCCGTCACCAACTGTGTCATCACCACCTGCCTGAGCAACCCGGCGCTGAAGCCCAACCAGAGAGCCAGGCTGCTGGAGAGGTGGATAGACGTGGCGCGG GAGTGTCGGATTCTAAAGAACTTCTCCTCGTTGCGAGCCATCCTCTCCGCCCTGCAGTGCAACGCCATCCACCGCCTGAAGAGGACCTGGGAGGAAGTGTCACG GGAGAGTTTCCGCACCTTCCGCGAGCTGTCCGAGATCTTCTCAGACGACAACAACTACTCCCTCAGCAGAGAGCTGCTGGTGAAG GAGGGCACCTCGAAGTTCGCCACTTTGGAAATCAACCCCAAACGAGCTCAGAGGAGacatcagcagcagagagacCTG GGAGTGATGCAGGGGACGATTCCCTACCTGGGGACCTTCTTGACAGACCTTGTGATGATGGACACTGCCATGAAGGACTACACTGAG GGTGGTCTGATCAACTTTGAGAAGAGAAGAAAG GAGTTTGAGGTGATCGCTCAGATCAAACTGCTCCAGTTGGCCTCCAACAACTACAGTTTCACTCAGGACAGCCACTTCAGGGAGTGGTTCGCAGGCGTGGAGAAACTCAGCGAAGCAGAGAG CTACAATCTGTCCTGTGAAATCGAGCCTCTGTCTGAGTCGGCCAGCAACACGCTCAGAGCCAAGAAGAACGGAGGAATCATGAAGCGCTGGAGCGA CCGGCAGTTGACAGAGGCCGGCTGCAGCAGCGCTCCAGGCTCTCACTCCAAGTCCTTCGACCACTCGCACTACAGACCGTaccaaggaggaggaggggacagCGGCGACGCTCTCAGCGTCACCTCCGTCAGCTCCAGTGGGTCAGACCTGGAAGACGTGAACGCCAGCTTCCTGTCAGATTCTCCAGAGGGACATGAGAGAAAG acGTCAACTCCTTCAGTGAAACTCACCGTCTCTGCTTTGGGGAGAGACGCTCCACCAGCAGATACAACGTCAACG TTCTGGGAGTGCACGTCTCTGTCGTCTCTGGACACCTCGGGGACGGGCTCCAGCTCCGGCTCGGCCTCGGGCTCCAGCagcgcctcctcctcctctgtctcctcctccaccccactGTCCGCCTCCCGCTCACACAAACGCTCTGTGTCGGCGGTGTCGAACTACTCGACTCTGTCGCTGCCGCTGTACAACCAGCAGGTGGACGACTGCTGCATCATCAGGGTCAGCCTGGACGTGGAGAACGGAAACATGTACAAGAGCATCCTG GTGACGAGTCAAGACAAGACTCCAGCCGTCATCAGGAAGGCGATGATCAAACACAACCTGGAGCGAGAGAAGACCGAAGAGTACGAGCTGATGCAGAAAATCTCTGAGGACAAAG AGCTCCGGATCCCGGACAACGCCAACGTTTTCTACGCCATGAACTCCACTGCCAACTACGACTTTGTGCTGAAGAAGCGCGGCCTGGCCCGGCCGATGCGAGCCAAGAACGTCGCCAGTTCGACGCTGCCTCGCATGAAACAGAAGGGACTGAAAATCGCCAAAGGGATTTTCTGA